One genomic region from Amia ocellicauda isolate fAmiCal2 chromosome 4, fAmiCal2.hap1, whole genome shotgun sequence encodes:
- the LOC136748573 gene encoding protein snail homolog Sna encodes MPRSFLVKKYFTSKKPNYSELESQAGSVSPIVPERYPLAELPAGENGPVAACYAGGLVWDVGLLPALYTPVTIPSPAHPLDLSSQSSSSEEDEGRTSDPPSPEPSDRFHCPHCSKSYSSPSGLSRHQLSHCGETAVGATARPAFRCKHCPKEYSSLGALKMHIRSHTLPCVCNTCGKAFSRPWLLQGHIRTHTGERPFSCPHCSRAFADRSNLRAHLQTHSEVKKYQCGSCSRTFSRMSLLHKHTEAGCCST; translated from the exons ATGCCTCGATCATTCCTGGTGAAGAAGTATTTCACCAGCAAGAAGCCGAATTACAGCGAACTTGAAAGCCAAGCTG GGTCGGTGTCTCCTATTGTGCCAGAGCGGTACCCCCTGGCAGAGCTCCCTGCAGGGGAGAATGGACCAGTGGCCGCCTGCTACGCAGGTGGTCTGGTTTGGGACGTGGGGCTCCTCCCTGCCCTCTACACCCCAGTGACCATCCCTTCTCCAGCACACCCACTGGACCTGAGCTCCCAGTCCAGCAGCAGTGAGGAGGACGAGGGACGCACTTCAGACCCTCCCAGCCCAGAGCCATCGGACCGATTCCACTGCCCCCACTGCAGCAAGTCCTACAGCAGCCCCTCAGGACTGTCCCGGCACCAGCTGTCCCACTGCGGCGAGACTGCTGTGGGTGCTACTGCTCGCCCAGCCTTCCGCTGTAAGCACTGCCCCAAGGAGTACAGCAGCCTGGGGGCCCTGAAGATGCACATCCGGTCACACACGCTGCCCTGCGTCTGCAACACCTGTGGCAAGGCCTTCTCCAGACCCTGGCTCCTCCAAGGACACATtcgcacacacacag GAGAGCGCCCATTTTCCTGCCCACACTGCAGCCGCGCCTTCGCCGATCGATCGAACCTGCGTGCTCACCTGCAGACCCACTCAGAGGTCAAGAAGTACCAGTGTGGCAGCTGCTCTCGGACCTTCAGCCGCATGTCCCTCCTGCACAAGCACACCGAAGCTGGCTGCTGCTCCACCTAA
- the LOC136748905 gene encoding adenosine receptor A2a-like produces MVLLIIAITLGNVVSLVIFLGSKRFWTPQGYLKASLALADIAVGVLVIPYSVHREIQVVLQGEDYNQDQSEEVWRFHPCHVIGPIFAGCTFVSITTIFLLSIERSITVLRPLHKNIVVTKKRTLGLILFSWLLCFFLALVPLLFSRDITLEYNPCSRMCNYAFSPPHQSSDLNILLLFPAFDFSLLGGTLVINLITFSAIRQFCNIRKRLAESETQRISNSPSFSDIRAAKTIVILTLSFSVSFGPVAVFVLGSVLGYQWCDFSFYAFWILTSNSCWNVVIYSVRDRSFRRRTRELFSGKVLKDRRPSVWTERRHTTHCVAVIKDILRPQHTNSAGPAFEIF; encoded by the coding sequence ATGGTTCTGTTGATTATCGCCATCACACTGGGCAACGTTGTGAGTCTTGTCATCTTTCTGGGGTCCAAGCGGTTCTGGACGCCCCAGGGCTATTTAAAGGCATCTCTCGCTCTGGCGGACATAGCGGTGGGGGTTCTGGTAATCCCATACTCCGTCCATAGGGAGATCCAGGTAGTACTGCAAGGGGAAGACTACAACCAGGACCAGTCGGAAGAAGTGTGGCGTTTCCATCCTTGCCACGTTATAGGACCCATTTTCGCTGGGTGCACTTTTGTCTCCATCACCACCATCTTCCTGCTGTCCATTGAGAGGAGCATCACAGTGCTGAGACCCCTGCACAAGAACATTGTGGTCACCAAGAAACGGACCCTCGGACTCATTTTGTTTTCGTGGTTGCTCTGCTTTTTCCTCGCCCTGGTGCCACTGCTTTTCAGCCGGGACATCACCCTGGAGTACAACCCCTGCAGCCGAATGTGCAACTACGCCTTTTCACCGCCACaccagagctccgatttgaatataCTGCTCCTATTCCCGGCCTTTGATTTCTCTCTGCTGGGTGGGACCTTGGTCATCAATCTGATCACTTTCAGTGCGATACGCCAGTTCTGCAACATCCGAAAGCGCCTGGCAGAGTCAGAGACCCAGCGCATCTCCAACAGCCCATCCTTTTCGGACATCCGGGCGGCGAAGACCATCGTCATTCTCACCCTTTCGTTTTCGGTCTCCTTTGGCCCCGTTGCGGTGTTTGTCTTGGGCAGTGTCCTCGGATACCAATGGTGCGACTTCTCTTTCTACGCTTTCTGGATTTTGACCTCCAACAGCTGCTGGAATGTGGTGATCTACAGCGTCCGCGACCGCAGCTTCCGCCGGAGGACCAGGGAGCTGTTCAGCGGGAAGGTGCTGAAAGACCGCCGCCCGTCTGTGTGGACAGAGCGCCGTCACACCACACACTGCGTGGCGGTGATCAAGGACATACTGCGACCACAACACACCAACTCGGCTGGTCcagcatttgaaatattttga